One genomic region from Haloterrigena gelatinilytica encodes:
- a CDS encoding tubulin-like doman-containing protein, whose amino-acid sequence MWTEFADDNDCHMNLPERIFSVGGAGKQIALELLESEWVLREILQPRPNPQSVRVTILDTAEEEENSDRERIAEIRERVATLKSELRETGTGRPGDVSIEYKMITRNIQLNDQNDLIGETAVPRIAAGNGMDENDWWVEEQHINENLDFATGVVRKRGLGKAMYYKAYAEDDELSTYIDLPDKGKVAVLAGLGGGTGSGIVIDLARHLQKKQRTAEITLFGILPNHTEGIRENANAFAALSELEYLNLIDEPAFKDRVLLPIDPTGFDGKGGNKIQNGQLLQEFDEAIVYLIAAYYNTVGTEDPFADSPTYAPFTIGIPQILRYNVEAINEGRTALREILSAKEEAVQAERDIYTQIERFLDNHYDGPSGEGLRDLDRADLNERFDELRSLLDFELFNELEYESVSIFSEIISDAEKESEDISERIDIISGSLRAVDTAGQQAGRFVDNIDENLAEALEADLKAIVQRHRLLVQKQSIDDSRVRDAVEYLINNDDGSGNPGVKLNRLETQLSDISDQRARLEDELEETVEELERLEEEQAEEIDRKVRDWERDVTQTLEQYQAVDVEAVRSELSALTRELEQFVSETVNARNDTDVDQVSTQEITQRLDGIETELDRVGIDFHEQRSDIETSIAALKETRKAALTMNTEAGTIEKLTPWSGKTEQAKEEAHRNFRVQKNKLDERGVFSVGPPGSSFSAEVEYDDGALLDELQARTRELEDEIVDELAHRLESFGADRRREIESELDHGADFGRLREIAREAFKAEIGGTDDVRERKADLEDELEELEQGYETYEATVDLFEELNQRREAYANRLAEFNRKRNEYDAETSTRSVATERDESVYVKNIKPNDVFRATGDEGIGDSDLFNSREENQRVHSSLEDLVENVFNEQYSGIKKRSFSKGRQRYNDIKVRVGVLSQAVQQIDPDALDFENQFNSAFDLGASGNRVENPYTTWQHDIGDSWDIGVSAFIDGIFLDNLRKMVQADGYRSGYEKRWSELGDDILIHHNHGLEEGYYVRRNEMLNMESDDDVGFYLQDEPDIVQGLLDEYVDVVSVTGEEDGDDGADTDTDERATADDQTYEFSGGVQ is encoded by the coding sequence ATGTGGACTGAATTTGCAGACGATAACGACTGTCATATGAATTTACCAGAGCGAATATTCTCAGTCGGGGGTGCAGGAAAGCAGATCGCGTTGGAACTACTCGAATCGGAGTGGGTCCTTCGCGAGATTCTGCAGCCGCGACCGAATCCGCAGTCCGTGCGCGTAACGATCCTCGATACGGCCGAAGAAGAGGAGAACTCGGATCGGGAGCGAATCGCCGAGATCCGCGAACGGGTCGCGACGCTGAAATCGGAGCTCCGGGAGACCGGAACCGGTCGTCCCGGCGACGTCTCGATCGAGTACAAGATGATCACCCGGAACATCCAGCTCAACGACCAGAATGATCTGATCGGTGAGACCGCGGTTCCGCGGATCGCGGCCGGGAACGGGATGGACGAAAACGACTGGTGGGTCGAGGAACAGCACATCAACGAGAACCTCGACTTCGCGACCGGCGTCGTCCGGAAGCGAGGGCTCGGGAAGGCCATGTACTACAAGGCCTACGCCGAGGACGACGAGCTGTCGACCTACATCGACCTCCCGGACAAGGGGAAGGTCGCCGTTCTCGCCGGACTCGGCGGCGGCACCGGTTCCGGGATCGTCATCGATCTGGCGCGCCACCTCCAGAAGAAACAGCGAACCGCGGAGATCACGCTGTTCGGCATCCTCCCGAACCACACCGAGGGGATCCGAGAGAACGCCAACGCCTTCGCCGCCCTCTCGGAACTCGAGTACCTCAACCTGATCGACGAACCCGCGTTCAAGGATCGCGTCCTCCTGCCGATCGATCCGACGGGCTTCGACGGCAAGGGCGGGAACAAGATCCAGAACGGCCAGCTGTTACAGGAGTTCGACGAAGCGATCGTCTACCTGATCGCCGCCTACTACAATACCGTCGGCACCGAGGACCCGTTCGCGGACTCGCCGACGTACGCGCCGTTCACGATCGGGATCCCCCAGATCCTCCGGTACAACGTCGAAGCGATCAACGAGGGACGGACCGCCCTTCGCGAGATCCTCTCGGCCAAGGAGGAAGCCGTGCAGGCCGAACGCGACATCTACACGCAGATCGAACGGTTCCTCGACAACCACTACGACGGCCCCAGCGGCGAGGGCCTCCGGGACCTCGACCGCGCGGACCTGAACGAGCGGTTCGACGAACTCCGTTCGCTGCTCGACTTCGAACTGTTCAACGAACTCGAGTACGAGTCGGTCTCGATCTTCTCGGAGATCATCTCGGACGCCGAAAAGGAGAGCGAGGACATCTCCGAGCGGATCGACATCATCTCGGGGTCGCTCCGCGCCGTCGACACCGCCGGCCAGCAGGCCGGGCGGTTCGTCGACAACATCGACGAGAACCTCGCTGAAGCGCTCGAAGCGGACCTGAAGGCGATCGTCCAGCGACACCGACTGCTCGTCCAGAAGCAGTCGATCGACGACAGCCGCGTCAGGGACGCCGTCGAGTACCTCATCAACAACGACGACGGCAGCGGCAACCCCGGCGTGAAACTCAACCGCCTCGAGACGCAGCTCTCCGATATCTCCGACCAGCGAGCCCGACTCGAGGACGAACTCGAGGAGACCGTCGAGGAACTCGAGCGACTCGAGGAGGAGCAGGCCGAGGAGATCGACCGAAAGGTTCGCGACTGGGAACGCGACGTGACCCAGACGCTCGAGCAGTACCAGGCGGTCGACGTCGAGGCCGTCCGCAGCGAGCTCTCGGCGCTGACGCGCGAACTCGAGCAGTTCGTCTCGGAGACCGTCAACGCTCGAAACGACACCGACGTCGATCAGGTCTCGACCCAGGAGATCACCCAGCGACTCGACGGTATCGAGACCGAACTCGACCGCGTCGGGATCGACTTTCACGAACAGCGCAGCGACATCGAAACGTCGATAGCGGCCCTCAAGGAGACGCGGAAGGCGGCCCTGACGATGAACACCGAGGCGGGGACCATCGAAAAGCTCACGCCGTGGTCCGGAAAGACCGAGCAGGCGAAGGAGGAGGCCCACCGCAACTTCCGCGTCCAGAAGAACAAGCTCGACGAGCGAGGCGTGTTCAGCGTCGGTCCGCCGGGTTCCTCGTTCAGCGCGGAGGTCGAGTACGACGACGGCGCGCTCCTCGACGAACTGCAGGCGCGAACGCGCGAACTCGAGGACGAGATCGTCGACGAACTCGCCCACCGACTCGAGTCGTTCGGCGCGGACCGCCGCCGCGAGATCGAATCGGAACTCGATCACGGCGCCGACTTCGGTCGCCTCCGAGAGATCGCTCGCGAGGCGTTCAAAGCCGAAATCGGCGGCACCGACGACGTCAGGGAGCGCAAGGCGGACCTCGAGGACGAACTCGAGGAACTCGAGCAGGGGTACGAGACCTACGAGGCGACGGTCGACCTCTTCGAGGAACTCAACCAACGCCGCGAGGCGTACGCGAACCGTCTCGCCGAGTTCAACCGGAAGCGCAACGAGTACGACGCGGAAACGTCGACCCGCTCGGTCGCGACCGAGCGCGACGAGTCGGTGTACGTCAAGAACATCAAGCCGAACGACGTCTTCCGGGCGACCGGCGACGAGGGGATCGGCGACAGCGACCTGTTCAACAGCCGCGAGGAGAACCAGCGGGTCCACAGCTCCCTCGAGGATCTCGTCGAGAACGTCTTCAACGAACAGTACTCCGGGATCAAGAAGCGGAGCTTCAGCAAGGGCCGACAGCGGTACAACGATATCAAGGTCCGCGTCGGCGTGTTGAGCCAGGCGGTCCAGCAGATCGATCCGGACGCCCTCGACTTCGAGAACCAGTTCAACAGCGCGTTCGATCTCGGCGCGAGCGGCAACCGCGTCGAGAACCCGTACACGACCTGGCAGCACGACATCGGCGACAGCTGGGACATCGGCGTGAGCGCGTTCATCGACGGCATCTTCCTCGACAACCTGCGGAAGATGGTTCAGGCCGACGGCTACCGCTCCGGCTACGAGAAGCGCTGGTCCGAACTGGGCGACGACATCCTCATCCACCACAACCACGGGCTCGAGGAGGGCTACTACGTCCGACGGAACGAGATGCTCAACATGGAGAGCGACGACGACGTCGGCTTCTACCTCCAGGACGAACCCGACATCGTCCAGGGGCTGTTAGACGAGTACGTCGACGTCGTGTCCGTGACTGGTGAGGAGGACGGCGACGACGGCGCCGATACCGATACCGACGAACGGGCGACGGCGGACGATCAGACCTACGAGTTCAGCGGTGGGGTGCAATGA
- a CDS encoding beta propeller repeat protein, translated as MTRLTRRSTLQLAGASLVAATLPATASASEDGWTAVETPIDSTLHDVASTATNAHAAAEGGTVLERTDAGWEVVLQGGPTGNGNDLYGVDVTDDGERLWIVGASGAIGEYDVGTGDLVDRSAPNDYTANFNDVAVTGPVGDADVYVADDSGSIHYSFQNGEEGTWEYVVPGSGAGLKAIEFFGDRAGHAIDTNGRVYATDDGVTWNAIGIEDADSTFYGLDSDAADDVTVSGGNASIFEYDGSQWVPESLGDADLFDVETDGDEGYTVGSGGVIFELDGGEWTLNQTPVGENLTAVADGPVAIAVGSAGTVLER; from the coding sequence ATGACGCGACTCACGCGACGCTCGACGCTGCAGCTCGCAGGCGCATCGCTTGTCGCAGCCACCCTCCCCGCAACCGCGTCCGCATCCGAAGACGGCTGGACGGCCGTCGAGACTCCCATCGATAGTACCCTCCACGACGTCGCGTCCACGGCGACGAACGCCCACGCGGCCGCCGAGGGCGGCACCGTCCTCGAGCGGACCGACGCCGGCTGGGAGGTCGTCCTGCAGGGCGGTCCGACCGGCAACGGGAACGACCTCTACGGGGTCGACGTGACGGATGACGGCGAGCGACTCTGGATCGTCGGCGCCAGCGGCGCGATCGGCGAGTACGACGTCGGTACAGGCGACCTCGTCGATCGGTCCGCGCCGAACGATTACACGGCCAACTTCAACGACGTCGCCGTCACTGGACCAGTGGGCGACGCGGACGTCTACGTCGCCGACGACTCCGGTTCGATCCATTACAGCTTCCAGAACGGCGAGGAGGGCACCTGGGAGTACGTCGTCCCCGGCAGCGGCGCCGGTCTCAAGGCGATCGAATTCTTCGGCGACCGCGCGGGCCACGCCATCGATACCAACGGCCGCGTCTACGCCACCGACGACGGCGTCACGTGGAACGCGATCGGCATCGAGGACGCCGACTCCACGTTCTACGGCCTCGACAGCGACGCCGCCGACGACGTCACCGTCAGCGGCGGTAACGCCTCGATCTTCGAGTACGACGGTTCGCAATGGGTTCCCGAGAGCCTCGGCGACGCCGACCTCTTCGACGTCGAGACCGACGGCGACGAGGGGTACACCGTCGGCTCCGGCGGTGTCATCTTCGAACTCGACGGCGGCGAGTGGACGCTGAACCAGACGCCCGTCGGCGAGAACCTGACCGCCGTCGCCGACGGTCCCGTCGCCATTGCCGTCGGCTCCGCTGGCACCGTCCTCGAGCGATAA
- a CDS encoding class I SAM-dependent methyltransferase produces the protein MAEEQESDLEDDADAQRRAAVRDTYDRIADHFASTREYAWPEVESFVEDAAGGLETDGNESAVGLDLGCGNCRHAELLADHCGTVVGLDASRGLLETGRERALERGFEVALCQGDAGRLPLADDSVDVAVYVATLHHLPTRRARRDSLDELARVLAPGGRALVSAWSTAHDRFDADEGFDTAVEWTLPGGETVDRFYHIYAPDEFETALEASALEVVDWELSSGNCYATVTVAGGEQQ, from the coding sequence ATGGCCGAGGAGCAGGAGTCCGACCTCGAGGACGACGCCGACGCACAGCGACGGGCCGCCGTCCGCGACACCTACGACCGCATCGCCGACCACTTCGCGTCCACGCGAGAGTACGCCTGGCCCGAAGTCGAGTCGTTCGTCGAGGACGCGGCCGGCGGCCTCGAGACCGACGGGAACGAGTCCGCGGTCGGTCTCGACCTCGGCTGTGGCAACTGTCGGCACGCCGAACTGCTGGCCGATCACTGCGGGACCGTCGTCGGCCTCGACGCCAGCCGGGGCCTCCTCGAGACCGGGCGCGAGCGCGCCCTCGAGCGCGGGTTCGAGGTCGCGCTCTGCCAGGGCGACGCCGGACGGCTGCCGCTGGCCGACGACAGCGTCGACGTCGCGGTCTACGTCGCGACGCTGCATCACCTGCCGACCCGACGCGCTCGACGCGACAGCCTCGACGAACTCGCGCGAGTCCTCGCGCCGGGGGGCCGCGCCCTCGTCAGCGCGTGGTCGACCGCCCACGATCGCTTCGACGCCGACGAGGGATTCGACACCGCCGTCGAGTGGACCCTCCCCGGCGGCGAGACCGTCGATCGCTTCTACCACATCTACGCGCCCGACGAGTTCGAGACCGCCCTCGAGGCCAGCGCGCTCGAGGTCGTCGACTGGGAACTCTCGAGCGGCAACTGTTACGCGACGGTGACCGTAGCAGGCGGCGAACAGCAGTAA
- a CDS encoding type II secretion system F family protein, giving the protein MSVSTFLPLALAALCCVPVLAARYHDGVDRRLTRAAIGLFGGYVDEFRDEHPDRQAALRAAHAPVTYREYGAMTVCYAGLFAVLGSVLGIYVIWGLLLVLSVDPETLRAALPSALAFLANLGGVPSLSLVELFGLLLASCLTLGAVAGGGAYWLRWWYPRYVADERARRIETALPSTVAFLYALSRSGMAFPKAIRIVAAHEATYGEAAAEFDVAVRNMDTFGVDAVTALQTMGRRSPSPQFREFSENLVSVLQSGHSLSDFLERQYRDYQEEAESQQERTLGLLSTLAEAYVTVLVAGPLFLITILVVIGIAVGDTLEPLRALIYLILPVGNLAFVIYLSVVTDKLTPGAAASDAGEAPSPDLPADIAREARPDGGAVDSGAVGADARPNVERLRYYRRLRGLRERFGDPIRTLLERPALSLALTVPIALAGVLWRFPAALEGGFDVAAIDDAIAVGLLVVLTGFAICYEGHRRRIDAVEAAVPDLLDRLASVNEAGTSLVSAVDHVRGSELGPLGAELDRVWADVQWGADLQTAFARLERRLRTRTTARVVTLLTEAMNASGNLATVLRIAARQAAADRRLERERKQAMVEYTIVVYVSYLVFLFIIAVLAASLLPNLPAAGADTATATGPTAVDGLGGFSDSDRATYDTLFYHATLVQGLLSGLIAGQLSTGDIRGGAKHAAVMVGLSILLFAVVV; this is encoded by the coding sequence ATGTCGGTATCTACCTTCCTGCCGCTCGCGCTCGCCGCGCTCTGCTGTGTGCCCGTCCTCGCGGCCAGATACCACGACGGCGTCGACCGGCGGCTGACGCGGGCCGCGATCGGGCTCTTCGGCGGGTACGTCGACGAGTTCCGCGACGAACATCCCGACAGGCAGGCGGCGCTGCGAGCCGCCCACGCGCCGGTGACCTACCGCGAGTACGGCGCGATGACGGTCTGCTACGCCGGCCTCTTCGCGGTCCTCGGCTCGGTGCTCGGCATCTACGTCATCTGGGGCCTGTTGCTCGTGCTCTCGGTCGATCCCGAGACGCTCCGGGCGGCGTTGCCGAGCGCCCTCGCGTTCCTCGCGAACCTCGGTGGCGTGCCCTCGCTGTCGCTCGTCGAACTGTTCGGCCTGTTGCTCGCCTCCTGTCTCACGCTCGGCGCGGTCGCCGGCGGCGGCGCGTACTGGCTCCGCTGGTGGTACCCGCGCTACGTCGCCGACGAGCGCGCCCGCCGGATCGAGACGGCGCTGCCCTCGACCGTCGCCTTCCTCTACGCCCTCTCGCGCAGCGGGATGGCGTTTCCGAAGGCGATCCGCATCGTCGCCGCTCACGAGGCGACCTACGGCGAGGCCGCCGCGGAGTTCGACGTCGCGGTCCGCAACATGGACACCTTCGGCGTCGACGCGGTCACCGCCCTCCAGACGATGGGTCGGCGCTCGCCGAGTCCCCAGTTCCGCGAGTTCAGCGAGAACCTGGTCAGCGTCCTCCAGAGCGGCCACAGCCTCTCTGATTTCCTCGAGCGCCAGTATCGCGACTACCAGGAGGAAGCCGAGTCCCAGCAGGAACGGACCCTCGGACTGCTCTCGACGCTCGCCGAAGCCTACGTGACGGTGCTGGTCGCGGGCCCGCTCTTTCTCATCACGATCCTCGTCGTCATCGGGATCGCCGTCGGCGACACGCTCGAGCCGCTGCGGGCGTTGATCTACCTCATCCTACCTGTCGGCAACCTCGCGTTCGTGATCTACCTGAGCGTCGTCACCGATAAACTGACGCCCGGCGCGGCGGCGAGCGACGCGGGCGAGGCTCCGTCGCCGGACCTCCCGGCAGACATCGCGCGTGAGGCGCGGCCCGACGGCGGGGCCGTCGATAGCGGCGCCGTCGGTGCCGACGCCCGTCCGAACGTCGAACGGCTCCGGTACTACCGGCGGCTCCGCGGCCTGCGCGAGCGATTCGGGGATCCGATTCGGACGCTGCTCGAGCGCCCGGCGCTGTCGCTCGCGCTTACCGTCCCGATCGCCCTCGCGGGCGTGCTGTGGCGGTTCCCGGCGGCGCTCGAGGGCGGGTTCGACGTCGCGGCGATCGACGACGCGATCGCGGTGGGGCTGCTGGTCGTCCTGACCGGCTTCGCGATCTGTTACGAGGGTCATCGCCGCCGGATCGACGCGGTCGAGGCGGCCGTCCCGGACCTGCTCGACCGACTCGCGAGCGTCAACGAGGCCGGCACGTCGCTGGTCTCGGCGGTCGACCACGTCCGCGGCTCGGAGTTGGGACCGCTCGGCGCCGAACTCGACCGCGTCTGGGCGGACGTCCAGTGGGGCGCCGACCTCCAGACCGCGTTCGCCAGACTCGAGCGGCGGCTGCGGACCCGGACGACCGCCCGCGTCGTGACCCTGCTCACCGAGGCGATGAACGCGAGCGGGAACCTCGCGACGGTCCTTCGGATCGCCGCCCGGCAGGCCGCGGCCGACCGGCGACTCGAGCGCGAGCGCAAACAGGCGATGGTCGAGTACACCATCGTCGTCTACGTCTCGTATCTGGTCTTCCTGTTCATCATCGCGGTGCTCGCGGCGTCTCTGCTGCCGAACCTGCCCGCGGCGGGAGCCGATACCGCGACCGCCACCGGACCCACCGCGGTCGACGGACTCGGCGGCTTCTCGGACTCCGACCGGGCGACCTACGACACGCTGTTCTACCACGCGACGCTCGTTCAGGGGCTGCTCTCGGGGCTGATCGCCGGCCAGTTGAGCACGGGCGATATCCGCGGCGGCGCGAAACACGCCGCCGTCATGGTCGGCCTCTCGATCCTCCTCTTCGCCGTCGTGGTCTGA
- a CDS encoding type II/IV secretion system ATPase subunit, with the protein MSDQRDTDPADSIAADGSDGDGVGGRLESTLASARRTLRRLRETLQGSEVRVPNYDPSAHGPLVTFDGIDGLEEVDRYWADAPFSFVTIGRDRSANEYRYRAVEPTLRDDEARLLETLFEDVRDPLLYREDDRGDAAEPRAASRGDGIEALLRETIREYLERYGADVDAATFYRLFYYVHRNFRGYGRLEPIMHDPHVEDVSCDGYDLPIFVYHDEYTDVETNVSFGADELDGFVVRLAQHSGRHISIGDPMVETTLPDGSRAELALGREVTPRGSAFTVRKYADEPFTPIDLLEYGTFSVEQLAYLWLAIEHDKSLIFAGGTASGKTTSMNAVSMFIPPRAKVVTIEDTRELQLSHDNWLSSVTRERVHEGNDVTMYDLLRSALRHRPEYIVVGEVRGEEAITLFQAMNTGHTTYSTMHADSVQTAINRLENEPIDVPRPMVGSLDILSVQTLTRLEDGRVRRNKVLAEIDGVDQRTGELDYSTAYTWEGDTDTFRSSGSAVLEEIRDDRGWSQRELLAELERRERFLEYLQANGITDYRRFTALVNEYYADREDVLERIDAADSDADGDSASDAELGFGSDAETETETETGIGRTGIDRQLESDGS; encoded by the coding sequence ATGTCCGACCAGCGCGATACCGACCCGGCCGATTCGATCGCAGCCGACGGGAGCGACGGCGACGGCGTCGGTGGCCGCCTCGAGTCGACGCTCGCGAGCGCCCGCCGAACGCTCCGTCGACTCCGCGAGACGCTGCAGGGCTCGGAGGTGCGGGTGCCGAATTACGATCCGTCGGCGCACGGCCCGCTGGTGACGTTCGACGGGATCGACGGCCTCGAGGAGGTCGACCGTTACTGGGCCGACGCGCCGTTTTCGTTCGTCACGATCGGCCGCGACCGGTCCGCGAACGAGTACCGCTACCGCGCCGTCGAGCCGACGCTGCGGGACGACGAGGCACGCCTGCTCGAGACGCTGTTCGAGGACGTCCGCGATCCCTTGCTTTATCGCGAGGACGATCGAGGCGACGCCGCGGAGCCGCGGGCCGCGAGCCGCGGGGACGGGATCGAGGCGCTCCTGCGCGAGACGATCCGCGAGTACTTAGAGCGCTACGGCGCGGACGTCGACGCGGCGACGTTCTACCGGCTCTTCTACTACGTCCACCGGAACTTCCGGGGCTACGGGCGACTCGAGCCGATCATGCACGATCCCCACGTCGAGGACGTCTCGTGTGACGGCTACGACCTCCCGATCTTCGTCTACCACGACGAGTACACCGACGTCGAGACGAACGTCTCCTTCGGCGCGGACGAACTCGACGGCTTCGTCGTGCGCCTCGCCCAGCACTCGGGGCGACACATCTCCATCGGCGACCCGATGGTCGAGACGACGCTGCCCGACGGCTCGCGCGCGGAACTGGCGCTTGGCCGGGAGGTGACCCCGCGCGGTTCGGCCTTCACCGTCCGGAAGTACGCCGACGAGCCGTTCACGCCGATCGATCTGCTCGAGTACGGCACCTTCAGCGTCGAGCAACTGGCCTACCTCTGGCTGGCGATCGAACACGACAAGAGCCTCATCTTCGCCGGCGGGACGGCCTCGGGGAAGACGACGAGCATGAACGCCGTCTCGATGTTCATCCCCCCGCGCGCGAAGGTGGTGACGATCGAGGACACCCGCGAACTCCAGCTCTCCCACGACAACTGGCTCTCCTCGGTCACCCGCGAGCGCGTCCACGAGGGGAACGACGTCACGATGTACGACCTCCTGCGGTCGGCGCTGCGCCACCGCCCGGAGTACATCGTCGTCGGCGAGGTCCGCGGCGAGGAGGCGATCACCCTCTTTCAGGCGATGAACACCGGCCACACAACTTACTCGACGATGCACGCCGACTCGGTCCAGACGGCGATCAATCGCCTCGAGAACGAGCCGATCGACGTCCCCCGCCCGATGGTCGGCAGCCTCGACATCCTCTCGGTCCAGACGCTGACCCGCCTCGAGGACGGCCGCGTCCGCCGGAACAAGGTCCTGGCCGAAATCGACGGGGTCGACCAGCGGACGGGCGAACTCGACTACTCGACGGCCTACACCTGGGAGGGCGACACCGACACGTTCCGGTCGTCGGGCAGCGCCGTTCTCGAGGAGATCCGGGACGACCGCGGCTGGAGCCAGCGCGAGCTGCTCGCCGAACTCGAGCGCCGCGAACGCTTCCTCGAGTACCTGCAGGCGAACGGGATCACCGACTACCGGCGCTTTACCGCGCTGGTCAACGAGTACTACGCCGATCGAGAGGACGTGCTCGAGCGGATCGACGCGGCGGATTCCGATGCCGACGGCGACTCGGCGTCAGATGCTGAACTCGGGTTCGGATCCGACGCTGAAACCGAGACCGAGACCGAGACCGGGATCGGACGGACCGGCATCGACCGACAGCTCGAGAGCGACGGGTCCTGA
- a CDS encoding DUF5793 family protein — MRREHFTLNVSNIDWVETDGEPSKPSVSIDFTGPETMLRERLTGPDGDVLEAAETDVALRLQEPLDTDTAGVVSVTNRVTGEFILELNEDADDVLQFIQAARGYGEDATEDDGRYEVEITLDGDSFVTYDKRTFLVYDDEGNLLRQHSLIPSGVEL, encoded by the coding sequence ATGAGGCGCGAGCATTTCACATTAAACGTCAGCAATATCGACTGGGTCGAAACCGACGGCGAACCGAGCAAACCCTCGGTATCGATCGACTTTACCGGCCCGGAGACGATGCTTCGCGAGCGCCTTACCGGCCCCGACGGCGACGTTCTCGAGGCGGCGGAGACCGACGTCGCACTCCGACTACAGGAACCGCTGGATACCGACACCGCGGGCGTCGTCAGCGTGACCAACCGGGTCACCGGCGAGTTCATTCTCGAACTCAACGAGGACGCCGACGACGTCCTCCAGTTCATCCAGGCGGCCCGGGGCTACGGGGAGGACGCGACCGAAGACGACGGCCGATACGAGGTCGAAATCACGCTCGACGGCGATAGCTTCGTCACCTACGACAAACGGACCTTTCTCGTCTACGACGACGAAGGCAACCTGCTTCGCCAACACAGCCTGATCCCCAGCGGCGTCGAACTCTAA
- a CDS encoding ABC transporter ATP-binding protein codes for MANGQLHTTATGDRRPDPATGDTVLELESVAKRYGAETVISDLSLSVREGEILTLLGPSGCGKTTTLRLVAGLERPDAGRIALQGERVAGADRFVPPEERDVGVVFQEFALFPHLTARENVAFGLRDRDERERDARVDELLDLVGLEAQGGAYPDELSGGQRQRIALARALAPEPELLLLDEPFSNLDADLRVEMREEVRRIIAETGVTAVSVTHDQEEALSISDRVAVMNDGDIEQIDRPQKVFQQPESRFVAGFLGHASFLAGEVRADGVDTAVGRVRRDAVTDLTDRHDGATVDLLVRPDDVTAAPADDGAADGRVVYRRYLGPTALYRVELESGETLECMHNHADRIDVGERVAVRVTADHDLAWFPAD; via the coding sequence ATGGCGAACGGACAACTACACACGACGGCGACCGGCGACCGACGACCGGATCCCGCGACCGGCGATACGGTGCTCGAACTCGAGAGCGTCGCCAAGCGCTACGGCGCCGAGACGGTCATCTCGGACCTCTCGCTGTCGGTCCGCGAGGGCGAGATCCTGACGCTGCTGGGTCCGTCGGGCTGTGGCAAGACGACGACGCTCCGTCTCGTCGCCGGCCTCGAGCGACCCGACGCCGGCCGGATCGCCCTCCAGGGCGAGCGCGTCGCGGGAGCCGATCGGTTCGTTCCGCCGGAAGAACGCGACGTCGGCGTCGTCTTCCAGGAGTTCGCGCTGTTCCCCCATCTGACCGCCCGCGAGAACGTCGCTTTCGGCCTCCGGGACCGGGACGAGCGGGAACGCGACGCGCGCGTCGACGAACTACTCGACCTCGTCGGCCTCGAGGCCCAGGGCGGCGCCTATCCGGACGAACTCTCCGGCGGCCAGCGACAGCGGATCGCGCTGGCCCGCGCGCTGGCGCCCGAACCGGAGCTGCTGTTGCTCGACGAGCCGTTCTCGAATCTGGACGCCGACCTCCGCGTGGAGATGCGCGAGGAGGTCCGCCGGATCATCGCGGAGACCGGCGTCACCGCGGTCTCCGTGACCCACGATCAGGAGGAGGCGCTGTCGATCTCCGACCGCGTCGCCGTGATGAACGACGGCGATATCGAACAGATCGATCGGCCCCAGAAAGTCTTCCAGCAGCCCGAATCCCGCTTCGTCGCCGGCTTCCTCGGCCACGCCAGCTTCCTCGCGGGCGAGGTCCGCGCCGACGGCGTCGACACCGCCGTCGGTCGCGTCCGCCGCGACGCCGTTACTGACCTGACCGACCGGCACGACGGTGCAACCGTCGATCTGCTCGTCCGTCCCGACGACGTGACGGCCGCGCCGGCCGACGACGGAGCGGCCGACGGTCGCGTCGTTTACCGGCGGTATCTCGGGCCGACCGCGCTCTACCGCGTCGAACTCGAGTCGGGCGAGACCCTCGAGTGTATGCACAACCACGCCGACCGGATCGACGTCGGCGAGCGCGTCGCCGTCCGCGTCACCGCCGACCACGACCTCGCCTGGTTCCCCGCGGACTGA